Proteins found in one Candidatus Nitrosopelagicus brevis genomic segment:
- a CDS encoding Cdc6/Cdc18 family protein has product MSTTTIDPIDRLLDAAQNGKTLIKNRDVLHFTFMPNDILHRDPEQEKITQSLLPILMESRPSNLLVYGKPGTGKTLVIKKVLSKIQKRVEEGSFPIKLAYTNAKQETTLYGLLVSFGRQLGLGSQKTNDEKMWLPSTGLSISEVFNRIIHVLDKNEVNAVFVIDEIDYLAELIQKTGKDVLYQITRANERLTTGSLTLIGVSNDLTFKERLDPRVISTLSEEEVIFTNYNLPQIKEILDARIEVAFEEGIVSDAALNLCSAMAGRESGDARRALDLLRVAAEIAERNQESTVTEEHIRMAAEKIEENKEVVALRSYPLHEKLLILAIMKSSEISTGEVYSTYKNLCKDIRQKELTQRRVTQMLSEIEMSGIIAGRIVHQGTHGNTKKFRITVSPDMVKTTFKDEMLLQDIL; this is encoded by the coding sequence ATGAGTACTACTACTATTGACCCAATCGACCGTCTTTTAGATGCAGCCCAGAACGGCAAAACTCTAATCAAGAATAGAGATGTGCTTCACTTTACATTCATGCCTAATGATATCCTCCACAGAGACCCTGAGCAGGAGAAAATCACACAATCACTATTACCAATTTTAATGGAATCAAGACCATCAAACCTACTGGTGTATGGCAAGCCTGGAACAGGCAAGACACTAGTAATCAAAAAAGTACTCTCAAAAATTCAAAAAAGAGTTGAAGAGGGATCATTTCCAATCAAACTGGCATATACAAACGCAAAACAAGAGACCACATTATACGGGCTTTTAGTCTCATTTGGTAGACAACTGGGACTAGGCAGCCAGAAGACCAACGACGAGAAGATGTGGCTCCCAAGCACTGGACTATCCATCAGTGAGGTCTTTAACAGAATTATTCATGTTTTAGACAAAAACGAGGTAAATGCAGTCTTCGTTATTGACGAAATTGACTACTTGGCAGAACTAATCCAGAAAACAGGTAAAGACGTACTTTACCAAATAACCCGAGCAAACGAGCGATTAACCACAGGCTCACTTACATTAATTGGTGTGTCAAATGACCTAACCTTCAAGGAAAGACTAGACCCTAGAGTCATCAGTACTTTGAGTGAGGAGGAGGTAATTTTCACAAACTACAACCTACCACAAATCAAAGAGATTTTGGATGCCCGAATTGAGGTGGCCTTTGAAGAAGGTATAGTCTCAGATGCAGCCTTGAATCTCTGTTCTGCCATGGCCGGAAGAGAATCTGGAGACGCCAGACGTGCACTAGACCTACTACGAGTTGCAGCCGAGATTGCCGAAAGGAACCAGGAATCAACTGTCACAGAAGAGCACATCAGAATGGCAGCCGAAAAGATCGAGGAAAATAAAGAGGTAGTAGCACTTCGCTCATACCCACTACATGAAAAATTACTAATTTTAGCGATAATGAAATCATCAGAGATATCCACCGGCGAGGTATATTCAACCTACAAAAACCTCTGCAAAGATATACGCCAAAAAGAGCTCACCCAAAGAAGAGTTACCCAAATGCTCAGTGAGATAGAAATGTCAGGAATCATTGCCGGCAGAATCGTCCACCAAGGAACTCATGGAAACACAAAAAAATTCAGAATTACAGTCTCACCTGATATGGTAAAAACCACCTTCAAAGATGAGATGCTATTACAGGATATTCTTTAA
- a CDS encoding DNA-directed DNA polymerase II small subunit, which yields MDEEISSAVSYALNKGFQIHPDALEILHKIDVKELGQIIKDVVKEKTKQKQFLINEEDFEIYLGIKDDEEHQVEFEILSDPTEKITSAEGVEGYGALFASRFNKLRQIMSDRPESKKVKDIESVKSVTKNDDELYVWGLVTDRKSDRNITKITVEDPTSSMEIVVFEGDLKDAADTLLMDQFAMFKIVPAKNGGFFAKDIILPDIPEHTTNRSKTETYAVFLSDLHVGSKFFMEEELSEFIKWISSADPIARKIRFVVIGGDLIDGVGVFPGQDKVLDQLTTEDQLQKTFEVLDKIPKHIKVFLISGNHDAGRKALPQPAIPKMYNSELWDRENFFMLGNPSMVSLNGVKVLMYHGQSIDDVVRTTPGVSYDKPAAVMRHFLRARHMSPIYGSRTPIAPETEDMMVIDDVPDIFHSGHVHFVGLDMYKGVLIVNSGAWQRQTDFQESVGVTPTPGMAIIVNLQTMKVYQKDFRVRESDFIEPKRVEPAPLS from the coding sequence ATGGACGAAGAAATTTCCTCAGCAGTTAGTTATGCGTTGAATAAAGGATTCCAGATTCATCCAGATGCATTAGAAATTTTACATAAAATTGATGTTAAAGAATTGGGCCAAATCATCAAAGATGTAGTTAAAGAAAAGACAAAACAAAAGCAGTTTTTGATTAATGAAGAAGATTTTGAGATTTATCTAGGAATTAAAGATGATGAGGAACATCAAGTAGAATTTGAGATTTTATCAGACCCTACTGAGAAGATTACTTCAGCTGAAGGTGTTGAAGGCTATGGTGCTTTGTTTGCTAGTAGATTTAACAAATTAAGACAGATAATGTCAGACAGACCAGAATCAAAAAAGGTCAAAGATATTGAATCTGTAAAATCAGTTACAAAAAATGATGACGAACTGTATGTGTGGGGATTGGTAACTGATAGAAAATCTGATAGAAATATTACAAAAATCACAGTTGAGGACCCAACTAGCTCCATGGAAATTGTTGTCTTTGAAGGAGACTTGAAAGATGCTGCAGATACTTTACTCATGGATCAATTTGCAATGTTTAAGATAGTCCCAGCCAAGAATGGTGGATTTTTTGCAAAAGACATCATATTACCAGACATTCCAGAACACACCACAAATCGCTCAAAAACTGAAACTTATGCTGTTTTCCTGTCAGATTTACACGTAGGAAGTAAGTTCTTCATGGAAGAAGAATTATCTGAATTTATCAAGTGGATTTCTAGCGCAGACCCAATCGCTCGGAAGATCCGATTTGTTGTAATCGGAGGAGATTTGATTGACGGAGTAGGTGTTTTCCCAGGTCAAGACAAGGTGTTAGATCAGCTAACAACTGAAGACCAGCTACAAAAGACATTTGAGGTTTTAGATAAGATACCAAAACACATCAAGGTCTTTCTCATATCCGGAAACCACGATGCAGGAAGAAAGGCACTTCCACAACCAGCAATCCCAAAGATGTACAATTCAGAATTATGGGATAGGGAAAACTTCTTCATGTTAGGAAATCCATCGATGGTTTCGCTAAATGGAGTTAAGGTTTTGATGTATCATGGTCAATCAATTGACGATGTAGTTAGAACCACACCAGGAGTGAGTTATGACAAGCCGGCTGCCGTAATGAGACACTTTCTCAGGGCTAGACATATGAGCCCAATTTATGGAAGTCGAACCCCAATTGCGCCTGAAACTGAGGACATGATGGTTATTGATGATGTCCCAGACATCTTCCATTCTGGGCATGTTCACTTTGTAGGCTTGGATATGTACAAAGGAGTACTAATAGTAAATTCTGGAGCTTGGCAAAGACAGACTGATTTTCAGGAAAGTGTCGGAGTAACCCCTACACCAGGAATGGCCATCATAGTCAATCTACAAACAATGAAGGTCTACCAAAAGGACTTTCGTGTTCGAGAATCAGACTTTATTGAACCAAAACGTGTAGAGCCTGCACCACTTAGTTAG
- a CDS encoding stage II sporulation protein M translates to MLTIKRIILFFIFTAIFAVVYGGSAVTSEPTEEEIEEIMSFFEEIVDTIDGIGIFVHNTTIALPMFIPGFGVVWGLFSAYSTGFAYSAIAATNAEVAQLNPLAVLLTPFGLMEVGAYSIAMSRSTLLAKDVIRKNWNQIKNDKLLISIEIGAVVALLLIGGIVEMWMIETAQGMQ, encoded by the coding sequence ATGCTAACCATAAAAAGAATAATCTTATTTTTCATTTTTACTGCAATCTTTGCAGTTGTTTATGGTGGCTCAGCTGTAACAAGCGAACCTACAGAAGAAGAGATCGAAGAGATAATGAGTTTCTTTGAAGAAATTGTTGATACAATAGATGGAATTGGTATCTTTGTACATAATACAACAATCGCATTACCAATGTTTATCCCAGGTTTTGGGGTTGTATGGGGATTATTTTCAGCATATTCAACTGGGTTTGCATATTCAGCAATAGCTGCTACAAATGCTGAGGTAGCTCAGCTAAATCCACTTGCAGTACTTTTGACACCATTTGGGTTGATGGAAGTGGGCGCGTACTCTATCGCAATGTCACGTAGTACGTTACTAGCAAAAGACGTAATTCGAAAAAACTGGAATCAAATTAAAAATGACAAACTTCTCATTTCCATTGAAATTGGAGCTGTTGTTGCATTATTGTTAATTGGTGGAATCGTTGAGATGTGGATGATTGAGACTGCCCAAGGAATGCAATGA
- a CDS encoding SDR family oxidoreductase translates to MIQDKVVVITGASSGIGHSTAKALAKKGAKIVAGARRLDRLETLKKEITDDGGEITICETDVTKKADCDNLVKQALDKYGTVDVLVNNAGLMPLSFVKSLKVDEWDRMIDVNIKGVLYCTAAVVPTMTEKKSGHIINISSVAGRIVFPAGSVYCATKHAVTAFSEGLRQELSVRKNIRVTSIEPGVVQTELTNTITEDSLQGFIEKGKQMEALQADDISNAIIFAIDAPNHMNVNEILIRPTTQDH, encoded by the coding sequence TTGATACAAGATAAGGTTGTAGTAATTACTGGTGCATCTAGCGGAATTGGGCATTCAACTGCCAAAGCACTTGCAAAAAAAGGCGCAAAAATAGTTGCTGGAGCAAGAAGATTAGATAGACTGGAAACTTTGAAAAAAGAAATCACCGATGACGGTGGAGAAATAACTATCTGTGAAACAGACGTAACCAAAAAAGCAGATTGTGATAATTTAGTTAAACAAGCACTAGACAAGTATGGAACTGTAGATGTTTTGGTAAATAATGCTGGATTAATGCCTCTTAGTTTTGTAAAATCACTAAAAGTTGATGAGTGGGACAGAATGATAGATGTAAACATCAAAGGCGTATTGTACTGCACTGCCGCAGTCGTCCCTACAATGACTGAGAAAAAATCGGGTCATATCATTAACATTTCATCTGTTGCAGGAAGAATCGTCTTTCCAGCTGGAAGTGTTTATTGTGCAACAAAACATGCAGTAACTGCATTCTCAGAAGGTTTGAGACAAGAACTTTCTGTAAGAAAAAATATCCGAGTTACCAGTATAGAACCTGGCGTCGTACAGACTGAATTAACAAATACAATCACTGAAGATTCTCTACAGGGGTTCATTGAAAAAGGTAAACAAATGGAAGCATTACAAGCAGATGACATATCAAACGCAATAATCTTTGCAATTGATGCACCAAATCATATGAACGTAAATGAAATTCTAATCAGACCAACTACACAAGATCACTAA